The region CGACCCCGTCGCCAAGAAGCACGTGGTCTTCAAAGAGAAGAAGGTCTGATCCTGCCCCGGCCCTCCGGCTCGCCCGGGGGGCCCGTCGCCGGTTCGTTCCACGCCTTTTTCTCCCGCAGGTGAATGCATGAACTTGATTCAGTACTTCCGCGACTCCCGCGCTGAACTCTCGCGCGTGTCGTGGCCGACCCGCCAGCAGGTGCTGGAAGGCACGCAGGCCGTGCTGATCTTCGTCGTCGCCCTCACCCTGATCGTGTACGCCCTCGACCTGCTGTTCGGGAACCTGATCCGGCTGGTGCTGTCATGAGTATCGAATGGTACGCCGTGCACACCTACGTCGGTCAGGAAGATCGCGTGCAGC is a window of Deinococcus grandis DNA encoding:
- the secE gene encoding preprotein translocase subunit SecE, which encodes MNLIQYFRDSRAELSRVSWPTRQQVLEGTQAVLIFVVALTLIVYALDLLFGNLIRLVLS